From Fusobacterium varium:
TAATTGAAGACGTAATTCAAGATCATCCAGTATTATTGAACAGAGCTCCAACTCTTCATAGATTGTCTATTCAAGCTTTTGAACCTGTATTGATTGAAGGAAAAGCTATAAGACTTCACCCATTAGTATGTTCTGCATTTAATGCTGACTTTGATGGGGACCAAATGGCTGTTCACTTAATGTTGTCACCAGAAGCTATAATGGAAGCAAAACTTTTGATGTTGGCTCCAAATAATATTATTTCTCCATCTAATGGAGAACCAATAGCAGTACCTTCTCAAGATATGGTTATGGGATGTTTCTATATGACTAAAGACAGACCAGGATCAAAAGGTGAAGGAAAGTGTTTTTCAAATATAGATCAAGCACTTACAGCTTATAATAATGGAGTGTTAGATACTCATGCTATAATCAAAGTGAGAATTAAAGATGAAATGGTAGAAACTACTCCTGGAAGAATTATGTTTAACGAAATGCTTCCTGATGTAGATAAACAATATCATGTAACATTTGGTAAATCACAACTGAAGAAACTTATTGCTAGATTATATGATGAACATGGATTTGCAGAAACTGCTGAACTTATCAATAAAATTAAAGACTTTGGATATCACTATGGTGCAATGGCAGGTGTTTCAGTAGGGATAGAAGACTTGGAAATTCCAGAAGCTAAAAAAGAAATACTTGCAAAAGCAGATGAAGAGGTAGCTCAAATAGATGCTGATTATAAGTCAGGGAAAATTATCAATGAAGAAAGATATAGAAAAACTATCGCTGTTTGGTCTGAAGCTACTGAAGCTGTAACTAAAGCAATGATGGATGGACTTGATCAGTTCAACCCAGTTTATATGATGGCAAATTCAGGAGCCAGAGGTAACATCTCTCAGATGAGACAGCTAGCTGCTATGAGGGGTAACATGGCCGATACACAAGGAAGAATTATTGAAGTTCCTATTAAAGCAAATTTCCGTGAAGGATTGACAGTATTAGAATTCTTTATGTCATCACATGGAGCAAGAAAAGGACTGGCAGATACAGCTCTGAGAACTGCCGATTCAGGATATCTAACAAGAAGACTTGTTGATATTTCACATGAAGTTATAGTAAATGCTGAAGATTGTGGAAGTGAACAAGGAATAGAAGTTGGAGAACTTGTATCAGAAGGTAAAGTTATTGAAAAACTAGAAGAAAGAATTAGAGGAAGAGTTCTTGCTGAAGATTTAGTACATGAAGGGGAAGTAATTGCTACTAGAAATACTATGATTGGAAAAGAACTTATAGAAAAAATAAATGAACTAGGTATCAGAAAAGTGAAAATCAGATCACCATTAACTTGTTCACTTGAAAAGGGAGTATGTAAAAAATGTTATGGTATGGATTTATCTAACCATAGAGAAATACTTCTTGGAGAAGCAGTTGGAGTTATTGCAGCCCAATCAATCGGAGAACCAGGTACACAGCTTACAATGAGAACGTTCCATACAGGAGGAGTTGCAACAGCAGCTACTGTAATAAGTGGAATTAGAGCCGAGAATGCTGGTAAAGTTGTATATAGAGATATAAAAATTCTTGAAAATGACACTACTGGAGAGCAAACTGTGGTAAGTCAATCTGCTAAGATAATTATTGGAAACTATGACTATGAGATTCCATCTGGATCAATACTTAAAGTAAAAGAGGGTGAAAGAGTGGAAATAGGTACTACTCTAGTAACATTTGATCCATTCCATATCCCTATTATAGCTGACCAAGATGGTAGAATAGAATACAGAGAACTTTATGTAAAAGAAAATTATGATGAAAAGTATGATGTTACTGAGTATATGGCAATTAAGCCAGTTGAATCAGGAGATATCAACCCAAGAGTTGTGATATTTGATAATGATGGAAATACAAAAGGAAGCTATACTATCCCATTTGGAGCTTACTTAATGGTAAGAGAGGGAGAAGAAGTTAAAAAAGGTCAGACAATAGCTAAAATCATCAAAGAGGGTGCTGGAACTAAAGATATCACTGGAGGTCTTCCAAGAGTACAAGAGCTATTTGAGGCAAGAAATCCTAAAGGGAAAGCAATGCTTACTGACATAGAAGGTAAAATAGAAGTAACTGGTAAGAAAAAGAAAGGTATGAGAGTCATTATTGTAAAATCTACAATTGATCCAAAAGACTTCAGAGAATACTTGGTACCAGTAGGGGAACGTCTGGTAGTAACTGATGGTATGCTTGTTAAGGCTGGAGATAAAATAACAGAAGGAGCTATTTCTCCATTTGACGTATTGAATATTAAAGGACTTGTAGCTGC
This genomic window contains:
- the rpoC gene encoding DNA-directed RNA polymerase subunit beta' yields the protein MGIRSFEKIRIRLASPEKIEEWSYGEITKPETINYRTLNPERDGLFCEKIFGPTKDWECACGKYKRMRYKGLVCEKCEVEVTRSKVRRERMGHISLAAPVSHIWYSKGTPNKMSLIIGLSPKELESVLYFARYIVTEAGESNLKEGKILTEKEYKLYKQLYGNKFEALMGAEAILKLLEKTHLESLRDELEKELEDVTSSQKRKKVVKRLKIVRDFISSNNKPEWMILKNVPVIPADLRPMVQLDGGRFATSDLNDLYRRVINRNNRLKKLLEIKAPEIVVKNEKRMLQEAVDALIDNGRRGKPVVAQNNRELKSLSDMLKGKQGRFRQNLLGKRVDYSARSVIVVGPSLKMNQCGIPKKMALELYKPFIMRELVKRELASNIKTAKKLVEDADDKVWDVIEDVIQDHPVLLNRAPTLHRLSIQAFEPVLIEGKAIRLHPLVCSAFNADFDGDQMAVHLMLSPEAIMEAKLLMLAPNNIISPSNGEPIAVPSQDMVMGCFYMTKDRPGSKGEGKCFSNIDQALTAYNNGVLDTHAIIKVRIKDEMVETTPGRIMFNEMLPDVDKQYHVTFGKSQLKKLIARLYDEHGFAETAELINKIKDFGYHYGAMAGVSVGIEDLEIPEAKKEILAKADEEVAQIDADYKSGKIINEERYRKTIAVWSEATEAVTKAMMDGLDQFNPVYMMANSGARGNISQMRQLAAMRGNMADTQGRIIEVPIKANFREGLTVLEFFMSSHGARKGLADTALRTADSGYLTRRLVDISHEVIVNAEDCGSEQGIEVGELVSEGKVIEKLEERIRGRVLAEDLVHEGEVIATRNTMIGKELIEKINELGIRKVKIRSPLTCSLEKGVCKKCYGMDLSNHREILLGEAVGVIAAQSIGEPGTQLTMRTFHTGGVATAATVISGIRAENAGKVVYRDIKILENDTTGEQTVVSQSAKIIIGNYDYEIPSGSILKVKEGERVEIGTTLVTFDPFHIPIIADQDGRIEYRELYVKENYDEKYDVTEYMAIKPVESGDINPRVVIFDNDGNTKGSYTIPFGAYLMVREGEEVKKGQTIAKIIKEGAGTKDITGGLPRVQELFEARNPKGKAMLTDIEGKIEVTGKKKKGMRVIIVKSTIDPKDFREYLVPVGERLVVTDGMLVKAGDKITEGAISPFDVLNIKGLVAAEQFILESVQQVYRDQGVGVNDKHIEIIVKQMFKKVRIVDSGVSLFLEDEVVEKRIVDMENARLKELGKPLIKYEPIIQGITKAAVNTGSFISAASFQETTKVLSNAAIEGKIDYLEGLKENVIIGKKIPAGTGFNAYKNVKAVELEDKELELEEE